The Parafrankia irregularis DNA segment AAGACGAGGGTCTCGTTGGGCTTGATCTGGCCGCCGGCGCCCCGGGCGCCGTAACCGAGGTGCGGGGGAATGACGAGCTGGCGGCGGCCGCCGACCTTCATTCCCTGCACGCCCTGATCCCAGCCGGAGATCACCTGGCCGGCACCGAGCCGGAAGCGGAAGGGCTGACCGCGGTTGTACGAGGCGTCGAACTCCTCACCCGAGCTGTGCGCGACGCCGACGTAGTGGACGGAGACCGTCTGCCCCGCGGTGGCCTCGGCGCCGGTGCCCTCGGTGATGTCCTGGACGACCAGGTCGGTCGGCGGGGTCGGGTCGACGAAATCGATTTCGGGCTTCTCCATAAGCCCCACCCTAGTGAGCGACCCGACGTGCACCCGCGACCGAGGTCGGCGGTGCGGTCGGCGCGGCCCGCGACGTGGTCGGTGCGGTCGGTGCGGCGGGCGGGAGGCCGAGCACGTGCCGCAGATGCGGGGCGGTGAGATCCCCGACGGTGAGGTGGGAGGCCAGGACGAGCTGCGGGCGCCCGGGCACGCCGATGACGAACATGCCGGCGGCGCGGGCGGCGTCGACCCCGGGAGGCGAGTCCTCGATGGCGATGCTGCGTGCCGGCGGGGCGCCGAGCGCGGCGCAGGCCCGCAGATAGATGTCGGGATGGGGCTTGGGCTGGTCGGTGTCCTCCCCGCCGAGGACGGCGGAGAAG contains these protein-coding regions:
- a CDS encoding FKBP-type peptidyl-prolyl cis-trans isomerase; this encodes MEKPEIDFVDPTPPTDLVVQDITEGTGAEATAGQTVSVHYVGVAHSSGEEFDASYNRGQPFRFRLGAGQVISGWDQGVQGMKVGGRRQLVIPPHLGYGARGAGGQIKPNETLVFVVDLLSVN